AGCCATCAGCCCTTTGAACAGAAATCGTAACATTCACACTGCACGCCACTGCACTTCCCATTCCAACTACAGTAGGCTATGTATGTCAAATGAAATATCGGAGTAGAATGTGCATTGATCACAACATAGTATAGTGCATCTTGGCTTATAATGTAATCAATCACACAATTTCTTTACTTCCAGTCAATTCTATTGAATTATCCAGTCTTAGTGGCACATTTTAGCTCTGTGTCAATTGAGATTCAGTCAAATTTCTATCACAGTGTTGACATAACTGCAATGGAACAATCACTCTTTGGTTTGTATTAATTCACGTTCTGCCCATTCTTGCCATCCGCCTGGAAAATGCTGAACCCTATCAGAAGAGAGAAAATCAATTAGGCAACAAAGGCcataaaaacagaaattaaaaatactgtagtgtagcatattgatataaaaacaAATCTGGTTTAAATGTGCATTTCCTGTTTCTTCTTCAGTGAAGGCATTATTAAGGCATGGATTTTCAACCTTTTTCAGGCCAATTACCTCTTGGTGGACAGACACCTGGAGTACACtaaataaaatttacagtaGCCCTGCCTATAAATGTGTGCATACTATATTAAAGGTACacttagtgttgtcaaaagtactgacttctaTACCAAGTCGgttctgaaatttaaaaaatgtgacgctttgagcactgttgagcggattcgtgaacacctctgattggcctttgtTTTCACATGCTCACCTTTATGTCTGTGATTAATTACAACGATCAAtgcacgggagcgtttgaaagaacacagaagtgtttgaatttgaaagcaggcgtcttaTCAGATAGATAAGATGTGTGTATAGATAAGGCATGTATAGATAAgatgtgtgtatctgtgtaagcgctcggtgaagagcgtcattgatgtctatttacaacatacTATTGAAGTGTTGAtaattgtagccaatcacagacatatttgatgagcgtgtgaacacaatggccaatcaggtgTTCacaaatccgctcaacagcgctcaaagcatcacattttttaaatttcagtaccaacttgatatcgaagtcggtacttttgacaacactaacaCTATGTGTGACTCGTcatatacataaacagagagaagtagctctGGATACAATGTTCTTCAACAAGACTCATGCAGTTTTGCTTATTAACCACTAGAGTGCCAAAAAGAAAGTTACATATTGcacatttaatgtatttaaatacttGTAATAAGAATAACaatgaaaaattattaaaacagagATGGCAAAACCTAATTTGGCCTGTGATGACCTTTGATTTGGCCTGCCATGCCATATCAGGAGGagaaaaatagtaaataaacatGCCAGTGAAGCATATCTTCATTTCATTTCTAATATATCCATTTGTTTGACCttttttgtcttatttaaaTGTAGAGAATATAAAATGTAACCTTTACTTTCAGCCTAAGGCCCTCAATCAAGTTTGATTTTTGGCCCATCGTAGTAAAACGTTTGGGCACCCctgcattaaaataataattattgacGTACAGAACCATATACATCATGTACATTACAATTTAATGTTACTTACAGCTTTGGTTGAAGTTagcttaatattttaatttttttttttttttctttaccaaATTTACTTTCAAATCAAATACTAATTGGTAAATACCCATTTGATGACCCCTGCCGTAAGGTATAACAGATGCTGTAAATGCCATATTTggagtaattttattttatttttctggacTGAAAAAATAATAGTCCTAAAAAGTCATCCTTTTCAAAGTTTTGTTTAGAAATCAAACTAAAACAAGCACTGGTTCTATAATAAGCAAAATTGCTCACTTGGTGTATCCTAAAGACACTGCAGTTTCCAGGGCAGTTTTGCTTCTTACACCAGCTAGGCAGGTGAACACTATATTTTGGGATTGTGATGGCATATCTCCTCCGTATTTCTCCTTGAATTCATCAGGTTTGAGCTGGAGAGCTCCGTTCAGTTGTCCCACTGCAGATAAGAGGGTACAGTATTGTAATTTATACAATGTTCATACAGTAAGGATGAGGACAGTAACTGACTTACGTGGAACGTTAACTGATCCCTGTATGTTCCCGTATTCCCTGAGTTCCCACGGCTCGCGGACGTCTATAACCACACTGGATCGGGACACCAGCAGTTTCTTCAGCTGCTCATATGACACGTCTATTGAAGGCTGGCTAGAAGAGCTGAAATTTCGTAACGAAGCACCATCATAACGAATGACGCGGATATCTGaaagatcacacacacacttgaccAACAGAGGCAGTTCTTTTGCAAGACGTATAACGTTAGTTGTCATTATGTGCTAGTATACCTTTTAGAACAATTTATACAAGCTCgtgttttttaaaagtaacgTTAACGTTACTTATAACACCCCAAACCCTTTCAAAAACGTTGAGGGAAAAAGCACATATGTTAAGCGTTAGAGATTTTACAGAACTATCGATGTCAATCACGATGTATTACATTTAACGTTAGCTGTTAAATGCACACTGCAACATTTCAACACTCACGCTGTAAGCAACGTAAATGTGTCCAGCATGAACTCGTTGTCAGAGGTCTTGTGACAGGAATGACACTTCTGCTCGCTAAAACGCGGACAAAACTTCTTGTCAGCCGTGAATAGACATTTAACGCCATGCTAGTAAAGCAAATAAAGCGACAGGATGACGATGTTACTTTCTTCCTTgtcttatatttaaatattaacgaAAACACGGTGAGACCGGTTATGTAGCAAGATTTCAGCTACCACTACTCCTACACGCATGCGCACAACTACTATTACGTATTACCAGTGACGTAGGctatttccttttctttttcgtTTTTATTTGCGCGTTTTCTTTATATTTTCtcctttccatttttttttttttgtttagcaaagtattttattttgacattaacGTGTTTATTTGCCATAACCTGAAATGGTTATGGATATGTCATGTGAATGCATAATATACGCGTGCTGCTATGCGATGCAGGAATGTTCAtgcacaataaaatatataatgcacttatgaaaaaaaaaagtaaaaaaaaaaaaaaaaaaaaaaaaaaaatattatagcaAAACCAGAGTATAATAAAACAAAAGgcaaaatgtgttatttttacattatatataacaataatatttaattctCAAATATCTCTTTTCTGTTTACATTTATACAAAACACTACggtacttttaaaaatgtttcggTTGAGAAACGAGTTTGGCCATACATGTATCCGTAGCGCGTCATTGAGAATGTGACCACGTGACATGTGTGATACTTGTGCTTTCTGTTCTTCTTTTCCAAATGCCACTAAATACGCTGATAAACTCTGCTAATCAAAATACAAACTGTTTTGGGATT
The Chanodichthys erythropterus isolate Z2021 chromosome 2, ASM2448905v1, whole genome shotgun sequence DNA segment above includes these coding regions:
- the tstd3 gene encoding thiosulfate sulfurtransferase/rhodanese-like domain-containing protein 3, with the translated sequence MALNVYSRLTRSFVRVLASRSVIPVTRPLTTSSCWTHLRCLQHIRVIRYDGASLRNFSSSSQPSIDVSYEQLKKLLVSRSSVVIDVREPWELREYGNIQGSVNVPLGQLNGALQLKPDEFKEKYGGDMPSQSQNIVFTCLAGVRSKTALETAVSLGYTKVQHFPGGWQEWAERELIQTKE